The following are encoded together in the Deltaproteobacteria bacterium genome:
- a CDS encoding MipA/OmpV family protein, producing the protein MIKTQPRIAGLILCAALFLGLSQQAAAGTVPQWELGAGVVGLLLPDYRGSDEVRSYVLPVPYIIYRLEWLTADRNGIRSTLLNREEAEVNLSMSATPPVRSKNNRAREGMSDIKPMVELGPSLDIHLWHGDGRRFKLDVRTPVRAAFTVESHPRDAGVSLSPTLNFDVAGIGGRPWQLGMLAGPIFATRRQHQYFYGVSESDARPDRPAFDAPGGYAGLQFLVALSRRFEKAWFGAYARYDTLRGAVFEDSPLVRRDYYVSAGFAIAWIPLQSSRMIERDD; encoded by the coding sequence ATGATCAAGACACAGCCTCGCATCGCCGGCCTGATCCTTTGCGCGGCGCTCTTCCTGGGGTTGTCGCAACAAGCCGCCGCCGGGACGGTGCCGCAATGGGAGCTGGGCGCAGGCGTTGTCGGCTTGCTGCTGCCCGACTACCGCGGCTCGGACGAGGTCCGCAGCTACGTTCTGCCCGTTCCCTACATTATTTACCGCCTGGAGTGGCTCACGGCCGACCGGAACGGCATTCGCTCGACCCTGTTGAACCGGGAAGAGGCCGAGGTCAATCTCAGCATGAGCGCAACGCCGCCGGTGCGCAGCAAGAACAATCGCGCGCGGGAAGGCATGAGCGATATCAAACCGATGGTTGAACTCGGGCCGTCCCTGGACATCCACCTGTGGCACGGCGACGGTCGTCGCTTCAAGCTCGACGTGCGCACGCCGGTCCGGGCGGCGTTCACCGTCGAGTCGCATCCGCGAGACGCCGGCGTGAGTCTCTCGCCCACCCTGAATTTCGATGTCGCCGGCATCGGCGGCCGGCCGTGGCAACTCGGCATGCTGGCCGGGCCGATCTTCGCGACGCGCCGTCAGCATCAATATTTCTACGGCGTGTCGGAAAGCGACGCGCGTCCGGATCGCCCGGCATTCGATGCGCCCGGCGGCTATGCGGGCCTGCAGTTCCTTGTCGCGTTGTCGCGCCGATTCGAGAAGGCGTGGTTCGGCGCCTATGCCCGTTACGACACGCTGCGCGGCGCCGTGTTCGAAGACAGTCCCCTGGTACGCCGCGACTACTACGTTTCCGCGGGCTTCGCGATCGCGTGGATACCGCTTCAATCTTCCAGGATGATCGAGCGCGACGACTAG
- a CDS encoding polysaccharide deacetylase family protein has translation MPKPPRVPSRQPGNRRIICPLSPAHIAGVAAFHLYVILLFVDIRTAPLPLLAFLLACAVAPFLPRFGFFLPIVGRGKPGEKGVALTFDDGPDPAVTPLLLDLLARHSVPATFFVTGERAARHPTIIRDILSRGHAIGNHSYHHFPFLMLKGIRTLRREIESTQSLLAGFGIVPLAFRPPVGITNPPLWRVLLEQGMYCVNYSCRAVDIGNRRIGRLSEKVLKGVSPGDIIALHDVAPRHAGAERLMAEFDALFRGLKEKGVEIVPLDRLIGREVMRREGSPGEVHPAALFYDGLAADYDREQFCSPVSIVRKTEYALFEARLPSLFSPSDRVLEIGAGTGIFTMAIARRCREVTAVDISPSMLEILKGKAAGEGLGNIRTIAGNAETMDLEGSYTVACAFSSLEYLTDLQAFFCRLADHIEPGGTLYFITARRSLLRLFAQIGNAMRQGLWLKAHSRREIEAILSASGFEEIRIGSHLFKSWLSGGILLEAVARRRIDPGTQPAER, from the coding sequence GTGCCGAAACCACCGCGGGTTCCGTCTCGCCAACCGGGGAACCGGCGGATCATTTGTCCCCTGTCGCCGGCCCATATCGCGGGGGTCGCCGCGTTCCATCTGTACGTGATCCTCCTGTTCGTCGATATCCGCACGGCGCCGCTCCCGCTGCTCGCCTTTCTCCTCGCCTGCGCCGTCGCGCCGTTCCTGCCCCGTTTCGGGTTCTTCCTCCCGATCGTCGGCAGGGGGAAGCCGGGGGAGAAGGGCGTGGCCCTCACGTTCGACGACGGGCCGGACCCCGCGGTCACCCCCCTCCTCCTGGACCTCCTCGCCCGGCACTCGGTTCCGGCGACGTTCTTCGTGACGGGGGAGCGGGCGGCCCGTCATCCCACCATCATCCGGGACATCCTGTCCCGCGGTCACGCGATCGGCAACCACTCCTACCATCACTTCCCGTTCCTGATGCTGAAAGGGATTCGGACACTTCGGCGGGAGATCGAATCGACCCAGTCCCTGCTCGCCGGGTTCGGCATCGTCCCCCTGGCGTTCCGGCCCCCCGTCGGGATCACGAATCCCCCCCTCTGGCGGGTCCTCCTCGAGCAGGGCATGTATTGCGTCAACTACAGCTGCCGCGCCGTCGACATCGGGAACCGGCGGATCGGGCGCCTCTCCGAAAAGGTGCTGAAGGGGGTCTCCCCGGGCGACATCATCGCGCTCCACGACGTCGCGCCGCGACACGCCGGGGCGGAGCGCCTCATGGCCGAGTTCGACGCCCTGTTCCGCGGATTGAAGGAGAAGGGTGTGGAGATCGTTCCCCTCGACCGCCTGATCGGCAGAGAGGTCATGCGGAGGGAGGGATCGCCCGGCGAGGTGCATCCCGCGGCGCTTTTTTACGACGGGTTGGCGGCCGACTACGACCGGGAGCAGTTCTGTTCCCCCGTCTCGATCGTCCGCAAGACCGAGTACGCGCTCTTCGAGGCGCGGCTTCCGTCGCTCTTCTCCCCGTCGGACCGGGTGCTCGAGATCGGCGCCGGCACCGGCATCTTCACCATGGCGATCGCCCGGCGTTGCCGGGAGGTGACGGCCGTCGACATATCCCCGAGCATGCTGGAGATCCTGAAAGGGAAAGCCGCCGGGGAGGGACTCGGCAACATCCGGACGATCGCGGGAAACGCGGAAACGATGGACCTCGAGGGATCCTATACGGTCGCCTGCGCCTTCTCCTCCCTCGAATACCTGACGGACCTCCAGGCCTTTTTTTGCCGCCTGGCGGATCACATCGAACCGGGAGGAACGTTGTATTTCATCACCGCCCGACGGTCCCTGCTCCGTCTTTTCGCGCAGATCGGCAACGCGATGCGGCAGGGGTTGTGGCTGAAAGCCCACAGCCGGAGGGAAATCGAGGCCATCCTGTCCGCTTCGGGGTTCGAGGAGATCCGGATCGGCTCCCATCTCTTCAAATCCTGGTTGTCCGGAGGGATCCTCCTGGAAGCGGTGGCACGCCGCCGCATCGATCCGGGCACCCAGCCGGCGGAAAGATGA
- a CDS encoding beta-ketoacyl synthase chain length factor: MSGTDRIVLEGVGVVGGFGCGIHDLSRALTGSACSPGTLALWTGSGPVTIPAFRADVSRIEEFIPVRTLRRVDRFSQLGLLGSHLALADAELPETERPRLGIIIASGYGATGATYAFLKSFINDGDICASPTCFANSVHNSAAAHISIQLGAKGPNLTVSDFHLSVPSALATARIWLAEERVQRVLFGAVDELSELIGYIRYRTRDASPAAPMTPLRTEMETSIPAEGAAFLLLARENASRGGYCTLDASTTGSLPIPGFPFPEPGLLVLGADGCRESGRRYAAVAQNARVACYTPLYGSMPAGPAFDLAAAALILKGGRIFPSPGGVFRDFPATVPVGGDPIGADRISCLTLAGDEAYGLTTLGKVDSQ, from the coding sequence ATGAGCGGAACGGACCGGATCGTCCTCGAGGGGGTCGGAGTGGTCGGCGGTTTCGGCTGCGGTATTCACGATCTGTCACGCGCGTTGACCGGAAGCGCCTGCTCCCCGGGGACCCTCGCCTTGTGGACGGGATCCGGACCGGTCACGATCCCCGCCTTCCGTGCCGACGTATCCCGCATCGAGGAGTTCATCCCCGTTCGCACATTGCGGCGGGTCGACCGTTTTTCGCAGCTCGGTCTCCTCGGGAGCCACCTTGCGCTCGCGGACGCGGAACTGCCCGAAACGGAAAGACCCCGACTGGGCATCATCATCGCCAGCGGCTACGGCGCGACAGGGGCCACGTACGCATTCCTCAAGTCGTTCATCAACGACGGCGACATCTGCGCGTCGCCGACCTGTTTCGCCAACTCGGTACACAACTCCGCGGCCGCCCACATCTCCATCCAACTGGGCGCCAAGGGGCCAAACCTCACCGTCAGCGACTTTCACCTGTCGGTTCCCTCCGCACTCGCCACCGCCCGGATATGGCTTGCGGAAGAAAGGGTCCAGCGGGTCCTGTTCGGCGCGGTCGACGAGCTGTCCGAACTGATCGGCTACATCCGGTACCGGACGCGTGACGCATCGCCGGCCGCCCCCATGACCCCGTTACGGACGGAGATGGAGACGTCGATCCCTGCGGAGGGAGCCGCCTTCCTGCTCCTCGCCCGGGAGAACGCGTCCCGGGGCGGGTATTGCACGCTGGACGCATCGACCACGGGAAGCCTGCCGATTCCCGGCTTTCCCTTTCCCGAACCGGGCTTGCTGGTTCTGGGGGCGGACGGCTGTCGCGAATCGGGCCGACGATACGCGGCGGTGGCGCAAAATGCCCGCGTCGCGTGCTACACCCCCCTGTACGGGTCCATGCCGGCTGGGCCGGCCTTCGACCTGGCGGCGGCCGCGCTCATCCTCAAGGGGGGGCGCATATTCCCTTCCCCGGGCGGCGTCTTCCGCGACTTCCCCGCAACGGTTCCCGTCGGCGGAGATCCGATCGGCGCCGACCGAATCTCCTGCCTCACGCTCGCCGGAGACGAGGCGTACGGATTGACGACGCTCGGAAAGGTGGATTCGCAATGA
- a CDS encoding beta-ketoacyl-[acyl-carrier-protein] synthase family protein, producing the protein MSVAPVAITGMGCICAAGRNLPDSMEALLRGERNPAPPVRFSSDHPVRYPVFEAADFEEPPDLLRTSAFGLHAAREAVADAGLDRKTLGALRVGVCVGTTVGTVMSEETFCRGYLAGHVPDMTPIRRILRSNPADVIAREFDLSGPRQTVVTACSSSTDAVGIAGSWIRAGLCDAAIAGGADELGRITYIGFISLMITDDSPCKPFDRHRKGLNLGEGAAMLVLVSERVLRRRGMRARSFLLGYGSAGDAYHLTAPRPDGAGLRSAISEALATSGVSSTSVAFVNAHGTGTPDNDRVESRVLHDMLPGIPFLSTKGYTGHTLGAAGAIEAVFTAACLEMGKIPANAGFETPDPEIANTPVREVTTVAGTVALSESLAFGGNNAVVVLGKA; encoded by the coding sequence ATGAGCGTCGCACCGGTCGCCATCACGGGCATGGGCTGCATCTGCGCGGCCGGACGGAACCTGCCCGATTCCATGGAAGCGCTCCTCCGCGGCGAGCGGAACCCGGCGCCGCCGGTTCGCTTCTCCAGCGACCACCCGGTCCGCTACCCCGTGTTCGAGGCAGCGGACTTCGAGGAACCCCCGGATCTCCTCCGGACCAGCGCCTTCGGGCTGCACGCGGCCCGGGAAGCGGTCGCCGACGCCGGGCTCGACCGGAAAACATTGGGCGCGTTGCGGGTGGGAGTCTGCGTGGGAACGACCGTCGGCACCGTCATGAGCGAGGAGACATTCTGCCGCGGGTACCTGGCCGGACACGTTCCGGACATGACGCCCATCCGGCGGATCCTCCGGAGCAATCCGGCGGACGTCATCGCCCGGGAATTCGACCTCTCGGGCCCCCGCCAGACCGTGGTGACCGCCTGCTCGTCCAGCACCGACGCGGTCGGAATCGCCGGCTCGTGGATCCGGGCGGGCCTCTGCGATGCCGCGATCGCGGGCGGCGCCGACGAACTGGGAAGAATCACCTACATCGGGTTCATCTCCCTCATGATCACCGACGATTCCCCGTGCAAGCCGTTCGATCGGCACCGCAAGGGATTGAACCTCGGAGAAGGGGCGGCGATGCTCGTCCTTGTCTCGGAGCGGGTCCTCCGGCGGCGCGGGATGCGGGCGCGTTCCTTCCTGCTCGGCTACGGGTCGGCGGGCGACGCCTACCACCTGACCGCCCCACGGCCCGATGGCGCGGGGCTGCGAAGCGCGATCTCGGAAGCCCTGGCGACCAGCGGCGTTTCCTCCACTTCCGTGGCGTTCGTCAACGCCCACGGCACCGGCACGCCCGACAACGACCGGGTCGAGAGCCGTGTCCTCCACGACATGCTGCCCGGCATCCCTTTCCTCTCCACGAAAGGGTACACCGGGCATACCCTCGGGGCCGCAGGCGCGATCGAGGCGGTGTTCACCGCCGCCTGCCTTGAGATGGGGAAAATCCCGGCCAATGCCGGGTTCGAAACGCCCGACCCCGAAATCGCGAACACCCCCGTCCGGGAAGTCACCACGGTCGCGGGAACCGTCGCCCTCTCCGAATCGCTCGCATTCGGGGGGAACAACGCGGTCGTCGTCCTGGGCAAGGCATGA
- a CDS encoding polysaccharide deacetylase family protein gives MTTCRNALTVDLEDWYHICGTGQAGDVSTWDAYESRVTRNTVKILSLLREHRVRATFFVLGYVAEREPGLIADIAKEGHEIATHGHYHRRVFEMSEEEFAEDVDRSMDAISSAGGGRVIGYRAPEWSIRPHTMWALRVLRRKGIRYDSSMVPLTRMGDRSFPTAPCRIPTEDGEILEFPLTTVRCFGEHLPFTGGLPLRLMPYFYVLSRIRRMNAEGDAAMVYVHPWEFDMEQPRIELPWSRRIMHYFNLRSTPGKLSGLLGNLRFAPLREVLEVGH, from the coding sequence CGACCTGCCGGAACGCGCTGACCGTGGACCTGGAAGACTGGTACCACATATGCGGGACGGGTCAGGCCGGGGACGTCTCCACGTGGGACGCGTATGAAAGTCGCGTGACCCGCAACACGGTGAAGATCCTTTCCCTTCTCCGGGAACATCGGGTCCGTGCCACGTTTTTCGTCCTCGGCTACGTCGCCGAACGCGAACCGGGGTTGATCGCCGACATCGCGAAAGAGGGGCACGAGATCGCCACCCACGGCCATTACCACCGAAGGGTGTTCGAAATGTCCGAGGAGGAGTTCGCGGAGGACGTCGATCGCTCCATGGACGCGATATCGTCCGCCGGCGGGGGCCGCGTGATCGGGTACCGTGCGCCGGAGTGGTCCATTCGTCCCCACACGATGTGGGCGCTCCGGGTCCTGCGGCGGAAAGGGATCCGGTACGACTCCAGCATGGTTCCCTTGACGCGAATGGGGGACCGCTCCTTCCCGACCGCGCCCTGCCGGATTCCGACGGAGGACGGGGAGATCCTCGAATTCCCCTTGACCACCGTCCGCTGCTTCGGGGAACATCTCCCCTTCACGGGCGGGTTGCCGTTGCGCCTCATGCCGTATTTCTACGTTCTTTCGAGGATTCGGCGGATGAATGCGGAGGGGGATGCTGCGATGGTGTACGTCCACCCGTGGGAATTCGACATGGAGCAGCCGAGGATCGAACTTCCATGGAGCCGGAGGATCATGCATTATTTCAACCTGCGTTCGACCCCCGGGAAGCTTTCCGGACTGCTCGGCAACCTGCGATTCGCGCCCCTTCGCGAAGTGCTCGAGGTGGGCCATTAG